The Asterias rubens chromosome 16, eAstRub1.3, whole genome shotgun sequence region gaatgcgTGTGAAATTATTGTACACTTGTGGTAATATTTATAATGATTTGTGTCAAGGCCGGGCAGTTTCGTGAACTagacttaagctctggtgtttctgattagcagagtgtgagtGTGAGTCCCAGTCTGGACACTTGTATGTCCTTCAACAAGGCACAaatcattattgttttgttctttggaTGGGATTTAAATccatagtttttgttttgtacaattttttttatgcacataaaagaacccattTACACTTTAAGTAAGTGTGTGTATACCCTGGGATTTGGAACAGttcaattattttaatcctatataaaagtAGATGCACACAATAGAACTAACATCTGAAACTGTTTCAAAAGTCGGTTGTGTTTTTGCGATATTGCTGGAAATCCAGAGCGAatattatgtccatgcaggaagactGATCCCTAAGGAATGCACAATCTAAAAAGCCTTACCCCATAACGCTTCTTATAGATGATGTAACCTATgcttacattcaaaccgccctctgttgacactatacgtcatgtttcgctggGCTAAAAtatgcgtagtcatggtaagattgcacacactttctagctggctgccaaaacatgAGCACGAATCGTGTTATGGTTttcatgtgacgtcagaggtcacatcgtctataggttTAACTTTTTAATGCCAAAAATatgttatctttttacatagCCACATTACTAAACttcgaaatgaaatgtttcgcaaaatgctttatactattgcatgctgctgtaggcttctagtcaaaggttttttattttataaacttcCCTTGAAGAGATCTCACTTTAAACAAACCATTATTTCTTTGGCAGATACGCACGCAAGAGAGAAGAAACTTCTTGTTGAGGAGATTGTTCAACTCAAGAAGCAGAACGAGATGACACAACGAGAGATTGTACAGAAGGAAGATCAGATCTTCAATGCGCGTAAGGAGCTTGATCGGGGGAGTACGTCACTGACGAGTGCCGAGCAGCAAATAAGGATCCTGAATGCTAAGGTAAACACACAGGGGACTGCTCCTTCAAGGGGGGGTTCCAAAAATGGAAAATAATGTAAGCATATATTTTGCCTCTAACTTTCACCACACAGCCCATCCCAATTACAATGCCCACCTATATAAACACCAGTCATGCCAGTGTCCGGACTGGCTGTCTGGGACTtgacaaaatgtatttatttatttttttttaatgacctcTGGCCACCCTCATTGACCATGTCACACACTGTCACTGTGAGCAACTTTACCCTGAAAATCCGTTTTGCCGTGATATAATTAAACTCACTGCAATTTCAGGGCAACCCAACTCAATGAGAACACCCTGAAATATTTCTAAGATTTCTGCACTAATGAAAACACCATGAAAATGCTGTGTACTAAACTTGGCaataaatcacaagaaacaCACAGAAGCACACCGTGAAAATGCCCTGAACTTTATCTTTGCAATAAACCACATGGCTAATttattcttcctccatgcactGACCAATGTATAAACGTCCAATTTCTGCCGGTCATAGTATGCTCTCTTCGACAGACCCTCCTGGTTATAGCCTAGTGCAAAATTTTGCACTGTGAGCCCGATCCCGATGTGAGTGTCCTTatcttcgtctcggtaaaattatcaagtccaggcctcggcgcgggtttaaaccaccagttgaaaacctcttcaccacacattgattcccttaaaacagaattgttttttgcgattaaaacagttgctggcagtgtaagcacttcatgtaatccaccctATACATTAATTGAAAAACCtgttgaagtttgagatcgatcggcaatCTAGATCaggagagaatagtgaaaaaccgattacaaattttgcattgcattgatgcctaaacaaaaatgaataaaatgctcactgagcgataaactccaaacgcgaaattagattatttatttctcatgaaatttgacatttcagacagaaatatttccagggatgttttctactatcattatcattataccgtgtaagttttatgtaaatctttgatcatcacgatttttgtttcttaccaattctgtaacgttcctttataGGTTACAAGGTGCATAAAAGTTATTGGTTTTGTTCCGTTTGTAGACTGACCAGAAGACTGATGAGTTGAGGCACACCCAACTAGCGTTGGAAGATAAAAGGACAGAGTGTCTACAAGTACAGACTCGGCTGCAGGAACTTGAGGATCGTTATTACTCCAGTACTGCTTCCATCCAAGACAAAGCTGTCGAAGAATTTAGGGTAATTTcgctctctctttctctctagAAATGTTTTTGTATTAGGCCTATCTTCTCAAATTTGTGTATTTGTATTGTGAAGCgcattgtacaatgtacttgcAGTATACGTGTGAAGtatacatagaccttatcgcaaataccaatgcgcaagcgcagactgttgaatgaggtgcattgtgggatatatatggatcaaatttggataccagctagaccacaatgcacctaattccaagctttacgcgcgcgccccggtatttgcgaaaaggtctatgtacatgtacgtgaagTTGTGAAGCCCCCTCTCTCTAACTGTCTAACATTTTTTGTATTAGGGCAATTccacggtcagtcgcattacggtcagtcgcattacagttttccagaCAATGTAGCCACGTCTACATGGAGCCAAAGCTGAGTtctttttttggcaaaattgctcgcgtaacgtggaGCTATTGCTTAACctctctaataataataataacaatacttgCGACTTATTGCACTGCTAAAGTAAAACTACAAAAGAGTTGAGACatttgtatagacgatgtgacctctgacgtcactcgaaaaaccataacatgattcgcgcgcatacggCTGGGCAAAACCTTAGtatttggcagccagctagaaagtgtatgcaatctaaCCATGACTAGgcatctttttgcccggcgaaacatgacgtataggctacatgtacagtgttttgtcaacagagggcagtttgaatgtaaacataggtcacatcgtccatATACAATGACAAGAAATGCTGCGGTTGTTGAACATTTTTTCTTGTAAACTGTTTATTCCAGAATGAGATTCGTGTGATGCAGCACAGGATGAAGGAAACGGAGCTGAATGCTCAGCAAGATCGCTACTTGAAGAACAAAGTGAGTATTAACAGGAATGTATCATTTGCCCTTGGCGAAACAGGGGAAACAATTGTAGGACAGTTCTATTGAGTATAAGGGCCGGTAAATAGTCGGttgcgcgatggaaatcttgacgcacAACCcgaaaaaacacagtttatagtcatcgaTGTGGcctataaacttttttttcttaaatgttCGCGCGTTAATCGGCCTTACGGGCTGACCTACAGGGACATAGGGTGTATGCTTTTTTTCAGgacattgaaaaaaaatgttgcttttttttttccttgagcaaaacaaaaaatcagaaatcagcTTTAGAAGTGCAAGTCCCAAGAATTACGAAATCTACTCGGCAGTAGTagattaataacaacaaaacatgaaGAAGCAACTCAACAAAGAAGATTAATTCATAtggttgttaccgcaaactaaacATGTGGTGTGctcaagcaaaatgagttgtttgttaaccctggggtcgatttcacaaagatagtcctaacttgggactagttcCAAGgagttatttttaaaaaaaacttaaagactctggacactattggtaattgtcaaagaccagtcttctcacttgcagagatgccaagttcagaggccagctatgcgtgagatttttcgaagcctacccccccccctaaaaaaaaaacattttggaagGACTGTTTTTCTCTCTCGGAGAACAGAATCGCCGCCcgaaaaaaaagtgtttcaaaaCGCATCAAAAACCTCTTCAGTATACTTcaaactcacatgaggtacacaggagatgttgctGCTTAATGTGGAGGGTCGAACGTGTCAGATTATTTCTGCCTGTTGTTGAAGAGTCTATGAACGAATTTGCTAAACGAAACGGGACAACCTTGTGCGCTATGTGCGTTTTGCGCTCTGCCAAATTGTCCGCTGAATCTGCTGGgagagcaaaagcgtgcgcaatctgcaaatttgcgctcTGTTTGTACGGCAGCTCAAGATGgtgattctgataaactgcaTGCAATCTATAGATTgtgaaaactttgttttttgtacacacgtgTGCAATatggcaatgcattgtcgttatttattatttttttctccggtctggccccaatgcgtgagaaaacgGTTGCGGCGCGTGAGAGCGTGAGACAGACCcctaatgcgtgagtctcaTGCCTAATGCGTTacgagacttggtaggtctgcacttggtgtatttcaacataagcatacaataacaaatacaatacaataacaaaacaccctcgtcacaccaaattgtgtgcgttcagatgcttgatttcgagacctcaagttctaaatctgaggtcttgaaatcaaattcgtggaaaatgacttccttctcgaaaactacgtcacttcagagggagctgtttctcacaatgttttatactatcaacctctccccattactcttaatcaagaaaggttttatgattaataattattttgagtaattaccaacagtgtccactgcctttaaggctataTGTAGTCCAAAGTATGGATAGGTAACCTGGCGTAACTAGAGATgagactctttgtgaaatccacccaggtCATTTAAGTTTTCATgatacatttgaaaagagcatatGCTACAATACTGTTAAAACCCCATGTGAAAGTATAGAAACCCAAAGTAATGCgagaaaataaaactgaaaacaaaggggttcaaatttgaaaaaaatctgctAATTTTAACCCCTCAATTTTGATGTTACTTTTCCGGAAATGTCACCACTGTTGGCCTGTTTTCATGGATGTGATTTCCCCGTTGTTAAGTGGAATTCAATTTTTGTtgtccctcccccccccccccccaaggaaaggacattctgttttttgttaccccccccccccagtttttTAAGATCAAATTCTTAAAGAAATGGAAATATAACCATATAAtaacgccccagattgcagaaTAGGGCTTTATTATAAAACcagttaaatattaattttgggctTCATGCTCACGCTTCAAGTTTTTGAGCTCGTATGCAATGTCTTCACGCTTTTTGCGCTCAGAGTTCAGGGTTTTTTTCCTCAACGTCCTATCACATCCCTATGTTTTTGCTTGTTTctccgagcggataagagcaccgaactcaagctctgatcattctgttcagcagagtgtgggttcgaatcccggttgtgacacttgtgtccttgagcaagacacttaactgtaattgcttctctccacccaggggtaaacgggtacctgtgagggcagagatggttcttgtgattgatttagccgagtagcgcatattaatgttgcacaggctgcatactccccaccagggagctgagatggtttaaggagtgaattaaggcccagtgaccaggggtaataatgtgaagcgctttgggacgccctccaggtgtgaaaagcgctatataaaaacgggttattattattattactgataTTTCCAACCGACGTCTCATTTAGCTTGATGGCACCTCAATACATATTTTACTTGATTGTATTTATTAGATGACTGATGATGTTGGGAATCTGGTGAAGGAAAACGCTTTGCTAGGATCCCAGGTCGTTGAGCTTAATCAACAACTTGACAGGGTGAGTTTATTAACCCATCAGTTTTACAATCATGTTacccttcaagaaagactctgaaacgtcatgccaataattattttgtacatttttacagTCAATATCAGAACCTGGCCCACTTTCATGTCTCTGCTTCTATcgcaagcaaagaatcggcgcacagaagcagggaattttgcgtttacgtcaagcgtatttcagggTGACAGAGAGTTTAAGCTTGTGCACATGTGACTCCACATCACTCATAATCTGGGCATGCTTTGtgtacacagctagtgcagaatcaggcatgcaactgcccgttgaaaacaAAGAGGAACAATTTTTCAAAggcgccacgggacatgatacccacaatggtaccctaggaAATTTTGAGGTTCATTATGCTCTTAGGTCCATTGTTAGCATGTagtaggcttattttacatgattgtagttgtacactgttgttgccaggcatatattagggtaaaaaaacaaaatccgaaaaaaaaccaccaaaaaataaaaaaacgagGAAtcccgcggaaacgcggaagagttgcatgcctgcagaatgttgattgtaagcgcagacttCGCCAGTGagattgaaattgggccctgtttggaTCAATCACAACATCTCGCTTTATCTTTTTTCTGCTATTGGCTCGAATGCACAACATGCAGTGCACTCAAAACTCTGGTAGGAACTCTATGATTGGCTCGGATAAGTGTTTTTGCTTCTGCGGCTGTTTACTCGACGTTGCTTGGTATTCTTAGGTTACAGCTGGTGCAGATATTTGGCACGCCCTGTACATAAGCAAAGAATGGCAAGCACAAGAATTTGGCATTATGAAATAAAGTTTGGCATATAAAACAAGGCTCAGGGtccagaaaaaaatgcttaacattttctgcttagcaaagataagcaggataccattcatTGTACAGGcagcatggtattttggctggcatggctggtaacctcaagCTGCTAACTTGATTTTAATTACAGTTAgtatattatttacaaaatgtgcCAGGTCAGTACAATGACTGTAGTTTGACAGTCGTTGACAGTCATTGACAAGAATCTGTTGGTTTGGATTACATCTTCTATTTCCAGGAGAGAACATTGAGAGAAAACCGCGACACCAGACACGCTACCAATATCACTGAATTAGTGACTGTGAGAGACAAAGAGAAACAGCTCAGCTTCGACCTCCAAAAGGCTAGGAATGAGCTTCAGCATGAGAGGGATCGAGTTCAGCACCTACTTGATCAAGTAAGAGCCAAAATGGGTAATTCATGATGGCTCCCACCCCCACaatcccccaccccccacccccaaaaaaaataaaaaatggggTGTTATGGTCgattggtttagagcatcaaactcaaatTCAGGTGGccgtggttaagtcatcggagtgtgggttcaaatcccggtcatgactcttgagcaagatgcttcaaTGGATATCCGTGAGGGTAGAACAAATTGTATTGTGTGTGGACAAGCCTTGGTGGCCTCTGCAAACTGGGTTGTACACTCCCAAGGGAGCTAAGGAActttaaagaaataatattgTCTGAATGACCAGGGcagtattgtacatgtaaagcgCTTTGATTCGTTATTGTGAAATGAGCTATATAAGAtctatttttacttttattattattattattattaataatattagaGCAACCAAATAGGGATTaacaacccaatccacatgcaaggcccCAGTCTGAGGTGGGCACCAAACTGGGGTCTACCAAGGTGAagggcagggaaagaaaccacagaCCCAACCTGATCCCCAAATCAGAAAGTGACCAATTTATGATTGAAGATTAAAAAACTAAACTGTTCTcgatgaagacgatcagagcatactgatcgaaatgtcgagttgaaaccaatggttcttttcagaaccaccccagctcattagagatagtcattacatggtgttaccgcaaaccctttCCATAAACTGTTCttaattttcacattttgtaaaaaatgcttCACAGCTGGCGAAGCAAGAGCAAGGTCAAGCAACCTCCTCCCTCAGCCAGAACACTCTACGCAGCAGGTTAGCAGAGATTGAGGGAAGGTTGTCTGGGGTAGAGGTTGAGAACACCCAGCTTCGTAGAGACAAGATGCTATTGGTGGATCATGTATCGGAACTCCAGAAACAGGTCAGAAAATGTCACCTAACACTCAATGATAATGTTTTTCATTACACATAAAAAATATGCGCAAGAGACTTGCACGGTCATTACCAAACTTTATCCTAATCAAAATACTGTCCTCTCAGAACAAAAAATGCTGTCTTAATGGAACATGACAGATTTGGTTTTTGCtagtgtaagcactctatgtaatccagtaatacatgtacatacactgacaaacctgtagaattttgagatcgatcggccatctgggtcacgagagaatagtgtaAAACCGATTTCAAGTTTCGCCTTGCATCCatgctaaaacaaaaatgaataaaacgagcgataaactccaaccgcgaaattagattttttatttctcatcaaatatgaaatttcagacagaaatatttcaagggatgttttccactatcatcatcattataccgtgtaagttttatgtaaatctgtgatttcttaccagttctgtaacgttcctttaagcaacTCTGTTGAATGTTTAAACCGTCGCCTCAGTGCTACAAGGTCATTGATTGCAATTGCATACTCGTAGTAATTAAAAAATTGTAAGTGAAAAATGCGTATAAGTTTGAAAAAATGAATCAAAatccaaaaatgtttttcttagaaACCAAAGGTTTCTTTTTTccaattattaataaataaataataataaatacaacatttatagagtGCTAAATACTGAAGTATTATTACTGTtaagaccactcttgatcagtAAACTTCATTCACATAAATCAAAAGCTCCAAAATAGGCAACAGCAATGAGCAGACGAAATGAGTGATTTCTAGTAAAATTTGACGCAAACATAAGCCAGTTTTGGAGCGGGTACAGCAAATACACTGGCTAGcccggtggtctagtggttagacatcTGCTGCTGTAAAGTGATTTGCCTGAGACATTTTTTCACCCGAGTGTACAttgcttgaaggcagtggacactattggtaactactcaaaatatttattagcataaaaccttacttggtaacgagtaattgggagaggttgatagtctataacatagtgagaaatggctagtagttttcgagaaagacaactttgtgtgacaagggtgtttttttctttca contains the following coding sequences:
- the LOC117300853 gene encoding ELKS/Rab6-interacting/CAST family member 1-like, which produces MSSISSMARFRNPTKSARGPGFSATLRRSGSLGSLNKRSSANLAPSFNASKTGQSTLNTSQDYNNIEAEYIKNLQQQIYFLELEANFLRDQARKATDLQPKMTEEAGRMLHTLQDLQSDVDSLHLEVKRKESNLHMVNSEKTRLDGKLQLLHDTHAREKKLLVEEIVQLKKQNEMTQREIVQKEDQIFNARKELDRGSTSLTSAEQQIRILNAKTDQKTDELRHTQLALEDKRTECLQVQTRLQELEDRYYSSTASIQDKAVEEFRNEIRVMQHRMKETELNAQQDRYLKNKMTDDVGNLVKENALLGSQVVELNQQLDRERTLRENRDTRHATNITELVTVRDKEKQLSFDLQKARNELQHERDRVQHLLDQLAKQEQGQATSSLSQNTLRSRLAEIEGRLSGVEVENTQLRRDKMLLVDHVSELQKQLSEREMETTRLHDHLHTLDSTISNMDRRKKVENSLQSQRWGEFEKMAESMKSLSKSMTARSVTPEY